The following coding sequences lie in one Arachis hypogaea cultivar Tifrunner chromosome 9, arahy.Tifrunner.gnm2.J5K5, whole genome shotgun sequence genomic window:
- the LOC112710045 gene encoding FBD-associated F-box protein At5g60610 — MDKISDLPKIILHDILSRLPYEDAARTSVLSKAWHETWSSFPILVFDGSRCVHVHLKDRKNPLKIQDNRRKVNRFFNSVDRTLVRFHHHGFAIKEFNLSMMFFHPRFMPHLVDRWMKIVGESSSIQVLKLELQLADCFFGCEFDSHAVDNYYYLPPDVLKAKSLTELVLSGKIRADKLIVNHRIRFPMLRILSLVYVYLGPEQALEDLISGCPMIEDLVLEHCVGLEIVKVHDLPKLKSAKFSGFREIHVDVPSLEYLELGNDKLEFPCDISIDKCRNLKVFILEAVSSVFVSNQWLRELFDKFPLLETLELSGSVTSESLMISSSRLKVLSFEDCLELKEAKIDAPNLESCRYSGKSSHMPAAISFVNCSNQVDFDLGFRLVSRMDLKRLRAFFQNMAPRNVMVSLYLGIMRGSSIVFNEDVLQNVQVPLPRIKQLRLSVAEETEELCVLLINDLFWSFRPAIISLNVRLCSRIFLKLLLEKLRCHNEEERCCSSSQMKCWWHDLKDVKVRSYPEKYENLSDCEALLDSLPINFSFRALRLNFELEWDSLHTSLSGGGINAGPSVN; from the exons ATGGACAAAATTTCTGATCTGCCAAAGATAATCCTCCATGACATTCTTTCAAGGTTGCCTTACGAAGATGCTGCAAGGACCAGTGTTTTGTCCAAGGCGTGGCATGAAACATGGTCCTCATTTCCCATCTTGGTCTTCGACGGCTCTCGATGTGTGCACGTGCACTTGAAGGATAGAAAAAATCCCCTGAAGATACAAGACAACAGGAGGAAAGTGAACAGGTTCTTCAACTCTGTGGACAGGACACTTGTTAGGTTCCACCACCACGGCTTTGCCATCAAAGAATTTAACCTGAGTATGATGTTCTTCCATCCTCGGTTCATGCCACATCTCGTCGACCggtggatgaagatagtaggtgaAAGTAGCAGTATTCAGGTGCTAAAGCTTGAACTTCAACTTGCTGACTGTTTCTTTGGATGTGAGTTTGACTCTCACGCGGTTGATAATTATTACTACTTGCCACCAGATGTACTGAAAGCCAAGTCATTAACTGAATTAGTGTTGTCAGGGAAGATTAGAGCAGACAAATTGATTGTAAATCACAGAATTAGGTTCCCTATGTTGCGGATATTGTCCTTAGTTTATGTTTATTTGGGACCTGAACAAGCGCTTGAAGATCTCATTTCTGGTTGTCCTATGATTGAGGACTTAGTATTGGAGCACTGTGTTGGATTGGAAATTGTAAAAGTACATGATTTGCCTAAGCTAAAGTCTGCTAAGTTTTCTGGATTTCGTGAAATTCATGTTGATGTACCGAGTCTAGAGTATCTTGAACTTGGTAATGACAAATTAGAGTTCCCTTGTGATATCAGTATAGACAAGTGCAGAAATTTGAAGGTGTTTATTTTAGAGGCTGTGAGTTCTGTTTTCGTCTCTAACCAATGGTTGCGTGAACTTTTTGACAAGTTTCCTTTGCTTGAGACGTTGGAATTAAGTGGTTCTGTTACATCTGAGAGCCTAATGATCTCCAGTTCTCGGCTCAAGGTTTTGTCCTTCGAGGATTGCTTAGAGTTGAAGGAAGCTAAGATCGATGCGCCGAATTTAGAGTCATGTAGATATTCTGGAAAATCCAGCCACATGCCAGCAGCTATATCTTTTGTGAATTGTTCAAATCAGGTGGATTTTGATTTGGGCTTCCGACTAGTATCTCGAATGGATTTGAAAAGGCTTAGAGCATTTTTTCAGAACATGGCACCAAGAAATGTTATGGTATCCTTGTATCTTGGAATCATGAGAGGTTCATCT ATTGTGTTCAATGAAGATGTACTACAAAATGTTCAAGTCCCTTTGCCAAGGATCAAACAATTGAGGTTATCGGTAGCTGAAGAAACTGAAGAGTTGTGTGTGCTTCTTATCAATGATTTGTTTTGGAGCTTCCGTCCTGCTATTATTTCTTTGAACGTGAGACTTTGCAGCAGAATATTCCTTAAG CTACTATTGGAGAAGCTAAGGTGCCACAACGAGGAAGAGAGATGCTGCAGTTCAAGTCAAATGAAATGTTGGTGGCATGATTTGAAAGATGTCAAAGTCAGAAGCTATCCTGAGAAATATGAGAACCTCAGTGATTGTGAAGCACTCTTGGATTCATTGCCAATAAATTTTTCTTTCCGGGCTTTGCGGCTTAACTTTGAGTTAGAGTGGGACTCATTACA TACTTCTCTGTCCGGTGGCGGCATCAACGCCGGTCCCAGCGTCAACTAA